A region from the Candidatus Methanosuratincola sp. genome encodes:
- a CDS encoding ABC transporter ATP-binding protein, which yields MVTAIELRSVGKSFESGKETIEVISDITLSVDEGKFVCVVGPSGCGKTTLLRMMCGLLQPTSGKVLVKGNPPDPKKNRFGVIFQEDSLLPWKTVLDNVKFGLEVTRNKGNTDSIAREFITMVGLRGFEDYYPHQISGGMKKRVAIARAMAVDPEIILMDEPFADLDAQTRQILQKELLGVWSRFNKTVI from the coding sequence TTGGTAACTGCAATAGAGCTAAGATCGGTTGGAAAGTCCTTCGAGTCCGGAAAAGAGACGATTGAGGTGATAAGCGACATCACCCTCAGCGTTGACGAAGGTAAGTTCGTTTGCGTCGTCGGTCCATCCGGCTGCGGCAAGACTACGTTGCTGAGAATGATGTGCGGGCTCCTGCAGCCGACGAGCGGAAAGGTGCTTGTCAAAGGGAATCCCCCAGACCCAAAGAAGAACCGCTTCGGGGTCATATTTCAAGAAGACTCGCTGCTGCCATGGAAGACGGTACTCGACAACGTGAAATTCGGCTTGGAAGTAACACGTAACAAAGGCAATACTGATTCAATCGCCAGAGAGTTCATTACAATGGTAGGTCTGAGGGGGTTCGAGGACTACTACCCTCACCAGATCTCTGGCGGCATGAAGAAGCGGGTCGCGATCGCCAGGGCAATGGCTGTGGATCCTGAGATAATACTCATGGACGAGCCATTTGCAGACCTTGACGCACAGACCAGACAAATACTCCAAAAAGAGCTACTCGGCGTCTGGTCGAGGTTTAACAAGACTGTGATC
- a CDS encoding gamma carbonic anhydrase family protein, translated as MIRELQGIRPQIDPKAFVHEDAVVIGDVIIEEGANVWPCAVLRGDIERIIIKSGASIQDGAVLHTDKGYPTNVGKGTVIGHGCIIHGCRIGNNTLVGMGAIILTGAEIGDDCVIGAGALIPEGKTVPSGSVMMGLPAKNVRSIEERDKERIRETAGAYHELVRKYRSAPPE; from the coding sequence ATGATAAGAGAGCTTCAAGGCATCAGGCCGCAGATCGATCCCAAGGCATTCGTCCACGAGGATGCAGTGGTGATTGGTGACGTGATAATTGAAGAGGGGGCAAATGTATGGCCCTGCGCAGTGCTCAGGGGAGACATTGAACGCATTATAATCAAGAGCGGCGCAAGCATACAGGACGGCGCGGTCCTCCACACGGACAAAGGTTATCCCACAAATGTAGGCAAGGGGACAGTGATAGGGCACGGCTGCATCATCCACGGTTGCAGGATAGGCAACAACACGCTTGTGGGGATGGGTGCCATCATATTGACTGGTGCAGAAATAGGCGACGACTGCGTGATAGGGGCCGGCGCACTCATACCCGAAGGCAAGACAGTCCCGTCAGGCAGCGTCATGATGGGGCTGCCTGCGAAGAACGTTAGGAGCATAGAGGAGAGGGACAAGGAGAGGATCAGAGAGACGGCCGGGGCGTATCACGAACTGGTGAGGAAGTACAGAAGTGCGCCGCCTGAATGA
- a CDS encoding DUF4443 domain-containing protein, with amino-acid sequence MSDPYSTFVQSLSKNVQPKGPAAAYTAVHVIKALIVIESSKSVGRVMLSRVLGIGEGSVRTIIKRLQQQSLISIDSIGGCALTSIGREVLGKVKKGMVSSCKVDLSGMGVGYPSYAIQISLDISAHSVLKLRDVAIKWGAEGAIVFNFSGGRIVVPSITDDLSQTSPSMHYELMNRFRLQEGDHVIATFAHDADSAEMSALAVFLFLKGIQ; translated from the coding sequence ATGTCTGACCCTTACAGCACCTTCGTTCAGTCGCTATCCAAAAACGTGCAGCCGAAGGGTCCTGCTGCTGCATACACGGCTGTCCATGTGATCAAGGCATTGATAGTCATCGAATCCTCGAAGTCGGTCGGTAGAGTGATGCTGTCTAGGGTTCTCGGGATAGGGGAGGGCTCGGTCAGGACAATAATAAAGCGCCTCCAGCAGCAGTCTCTTATAAGCATCGACAGCATCGGGGGGTGTGCCCTGACCTCCATTGGGCGCGAAGTACTCGGGAAGGTCAAGAAGGGGATGGTCTCTTCGTGCAAGGTTGACCTCAGCGGAATGGGTGTTGGATACCCGTCATATGCAATCCAGATAAGCCTTGACATTTCAGCGCACTCCGTACTGAAGCTCAGAGATGTTGCGATCAAATGGGGTGCAGAAGGGGCGATCGTCTTCAACTTTTCTGGAGGAAGGATCGTCGTGCCTTCCATCACGGACGACCTTTCGCAGACCAGCCCTTCCATGCATTATGAACTAATGAATAGGTTTAGGCTTCAAGAAGGTGACCATGTCATTGCTACCTTCGCCCATGACGCCGACTCAGCCGAAATGAGCGCCCTCGCGGTCTTCCTCTTCCTCAAGGGCATACAGTGA
- a CDS encoding ABC transporter substrate-binding protein, translating into MVNKILIVSAVALIVIIGGLYLSGVIFPREAETVRIGHLTGDLHHLALFVAMNQGYFEQYGLKIQLKEYVNGPTLMQAFLSGELDFAYVGAPPAISARAKALTDAKSHLPVVIASVNLEGSAIVTREGIDTPEELSGKNIGTPGTGTIQDIMLSIFLRERNITVTKSPMSIATLPLEFSKGTIDGFIGWEPAPSIATVQSGAHVLLTSHDLFPNHQCCVLVVSNKYLEAHQDVVQKFAQVHKMANQYIANNPESAKQIAMNVTGHSSEIITLALSHIVYTSTPDPESMKTFLHSMIDLGVVTTVTHDQVDAFINAFIDTRFI; encoded by the coding sequence ATGGTAAATAAAATCCTTATTGTATCTGCAGTTGCCCTCATTGTAATCATCGGCGGTCTTTACTTATCAGGCGTAATCTTCCCGAGAGAGGCCGAAACCGTAAGGATAGGTCATCTGACAGGAGATCTGCACCACTTGGCGCTCTTCGTAGCGATGAACCAGGGCTACTTCGAGCAGTACGGATTGAAGATACAGCTGAAGGAATACGTGAACGGCCCCACTCTGATGCAGGCGTTCCTGTCAGGAGAGCTCGATTTCGCTTACGTCGGCGCACCCCCTGCAATATCTGCCAGGGCAAAGGCGCTCACCGATGCAAAATCTCACCTACCAGTGGTCATAGCCTCAGTCAACCTTGAAGGCTCTGCCATAGTCACAAGGGAGGGCATAGATACTCCTGAAGAACTGAGCGGCAAGAACATTGGGACGCCGGGGACGGGAACCATACAGGACATAATGCTCAGCATCTTCCTCAGGGAGAGGAACATCACCGTCACTAAGAGCCCGATGTCGATTGCTACGCTGCCCCTCGAATTCAGCAAGGGTACAATTGACGGATTCATTGGCTGGGAGCCTGCCCCTTCAATCGCCACCGTCCAATCTGGAGCCCATGTGCTCCTGACGTCACACGATCTCTTCCCCAACCACCAGTGCTGCGTGCTGGTCGTCTCGAACAAGTACCTTGAAGCGCACCAGGACGTCGTTCAGAAGTTCGCTCAGGTGCATAAAATGGCGAATCAGTACATCGCCAACAACCCCGAATCAGCCAAGCAGATAGCGATGAACGTCACCGGCCATTCTTCAGAAATCATAACGCTTGCACTATCCCATATAGTCTACACTTCGACCCCTGACCCGGAGAGCATGAAGACTTTCCTTCACTCGATGATAGACTTGGGCGTTGTGACTACCGTCACGCACGATCAGGTCGACGCATTCATAAATGCATTTATAGACACGCGCTTCATCTAA
- a CDS encoding DUF2124 family protein, which produces MESKVEVKGLSGLSKSFRAAVESIGKEGDMLFVGSPFTCLPFAEFLSYGIRDFPLKPFFMPSSEASKIREIVKDEGYGYQLGKLKAGTDYRIVTLLGGLAIPKYGVPPKVLKEAIDSLPGKKDKVAVCFQGSLRSPEWTNTFQFKYLIDTDLTVAME; this is translated from the coding sequence TTGGAGAGCAAGGTTGAGGTTAAAGGGCTTTCAGGCTTAAGCAAGAGCTTCCGTGCAGCGGTCGAGAGCATAGGCAAAGAGGGTGACATGCTGTTTGTGGGCTCGCCATTCACATGCCTACCCTTTGCAGAGTTCCTGTCTTACGGCATAAGGGATTTTCCTCTGAAGCCATTCTTTATGCCCTCATCAGAGGCGAGCAAAATAAGGGAGATTGTGAAGGACGAAGGGTATGGATACCAGCTCGGCAAGCTGAAGGCGGGGACTGACTACCGCATAGTGACTCTACTTGGCGGGCTTGCGATCCCGAAGTACGGGGTTCCGCCTAAAGTCCTGAAGGAGGCGATCGACAGCCTGCCCGGCAAAAAGGACAAGGTTGCGGTGTGCTTCCAAGGGTCGCTCAGGAGCCCTGAATGGACAAACACCTTCCAGTTCAAATACTTAATAGATACGGACCTAACCGTAGCTATGGAGTAG
- a CDS encoding ABC transporter permease: MERIDQVKGILLGVLSLAVFFFIWQLIAWTLNSPFLPGPYEVLQAFGRISTTGDIDGYTLPSHSLTSIYRVALGFGFAGLTAIPLGVFMGLKSSVRSLSTPIIEPIRFIPPIAWIPLSIILLSGLWRYIFLIWIGAFFPILLNTIAGVKRTSPVLVDMAKTFGADSSTITSRIVFPSALPEIMSGLRVGLGVGWMCIVAAEMIGGDPEGLGRLIIKYANLLQIDVVIVGMIAIGIIGLVLNYGILTVEKRLFKWRVEVKA, encoded by the coding sequence ATGGAGCGCATCGATCAGGTCAAGGGGATTCTGCTAGGGGTTCTCTCCCTGGCAGTGTTCTTTTTCATATGGCAGCTAATTGCATGGACACTCAATTCGCCATTCCTTCCGGGGCCTTACGAAGTCCTTCAGGCATTTGGAAGGATCTCCACGACGGGTGACATTGACGGGTACACCCTGCCCTCACACTCATTAACGAGCATCTACAGGGTGGCGCTTGGCTTTGGCTTCGCAGGGCTCACTGCAATTCCGCTCGGAGTCTTCATGGGGCTGAAGTCTTCGGTGAGAAGCCTATCCACACCGATTATTGAGCCCATACGATTCATACCGCCCATCGCCTGGATCCCGCTCTCAATCATACTACTCAGCGGCTTGTGGCGCTACATCTTCCTGATCTGGATAGGTGCCTTCTTCCCCATACTCCTAAACACCATAGCTGGAGTGAAGCGGACATCACCAGTCCTCGTGGACATGGCGAAGACATTCGGCGCAGACAGCAGCACGATCACGTCCAGAATAGTCTTCCCCAGTGCACTCCCGGAGATAATGAGCGGGCTGAGGGTTGGCCTAGGGGTGGGGTGGATGTGCATAGTGGCGGCTGAAATGATCGGAGGAGATCCTGAGGGGCTGGGGCGGCTTATAATCAAGTACGCAAACCTACTACAGATAGATGTGGTAATAGTCGGGATGATAGCCATCGGTATAATCGGTCTTGTGCTCAACTATGGCATCCTGACTGTCGAGAAGCGGCTCTTCAAGTGGAGAGTCGAAGTAAAGGCATAG